One Kitasatospora sp. NBC_01266 genomic window carries:
- a CDS encoding type I polyketide synthase, translating into MTRIAVIGFAGRFPGAPDVDTFWANLLEGRESISRFTPGELTEAGVPEPEHAQADYVAARGVVADADCFDAEFFGYSAGEAMLTDPQQRVLLECAWHAAEHAGYGAGDHRTGVFVGTGENSYLGLLAASGVLTSEDALRLALSNAKDHAATRIAYKLGLTGPAVAVQTACSTSLVAVHLAASSLRLGDCDLALAGGASIQFPQIEGYRYSPHGILSPDGRCRPFADDAHGTVPGSGAAVVVLKRLDEALADGDTVHAVIRGSAVNNDGSRKAGYTAPSPHGQRDVILRALDAAEVDPATIGYVEAHGTGTEMGDGIEVQALTEAFGVHTDLREYCALGSVKSNVGHLDAAAGVTGLIKAVLAVREGVIPRSLHCEVPHRAIAWGETPFVPARGTTEWPVAVAPRRAAVSASGMGGTNAHVILEQAPADARPQPRLRPRDERALEVPALIPLSGAGETAVAELRDALAKQLAGTGVNLADAAHTLRVGRAAQPWRIAVAGSAHDLPALLRAAVARKYARGTLGFLFPGQGTQHPGMAEDLYEAFPVFRERFDECMSGFDPSLASTLRTLMLRRSTNEEDRASLNRTRLAQPALFALEYSVCGQLEFWGMRPRLLLGHSVGEITAACVAGAFTLAEALRLVEARGRLMDALPGGSMLAVFAGEAETTALLPRGLQIAAVNGPRSCVVAGPTPQVGAFAEDAAARGVSTRRLRVSHAFHSAMMAPAVDAFRTVAEAVHYRRPSTRVISNLTGEPVREYSARYWVEHLLSPVRFADGLATVLAARRPVLIEVGPGRSLGRLAQEIDPAASDRFLSALPAAEADASAAVSLLQAVGSAWATGVEVDWSAFGAGRRIPLPLYPFDRRRHWPQDTHDEGRLTDRPSAADPTGAARPTPQAGAAAEDTARNAAEDAAEDEIESLLRATWHTLLAVTVDEPDADFFALGGDSLLAVRLLATIRRGLDLRPTLDQILNRRTFAAQVELLRGLQAAVPTTAGRESGPTTNTGGS; encoded by the coding sequence GTGACGCGGATCGCGGTCATCGGCTTCGCGGGCCGGTTCCCCGGAGCGCCCGACGTGGACACGTTCTGGGCGAATCTTCTCGAAGGACGGGAATCGATCAGCCGGTTCACCCCCGGGGAGCTCACCGAGGCCGGCGTGCCCGAACCGGAACACGCGCAGGCGGACTATGTGGCGGCGCGCGGGGTCGTGGCGGACGCGGACTGCTTCGACGCGGAGTTCTTCGGATACTCGGCGGGTGAGGCGATGCTCACCGATCCCCAGCAGCGGGTGCTCCTGGAGTGCGCCTGGCACGCGGCGGAGCATGCGGGGTACGGCGCCGGAGACCACCGGACCGGCGTCTTCGTCGGGACCGGGGAGAACAGCTACCTGGGCCTGCTGGCAGCGAGCGGTGTGCTGACCTCCGAAGACGCTCTGCGACTGGCGCTGAGCAACGCGAAGGACCACGCGGCGACCCGGATCGCCTACAAGCTGGGGCTCACCGGTCCCGCCGTGGCCGTGCAGACGGCCTGCTCCACCTCGCTGGTCGCCGTGCACCTCGCCGCGTCGAGCCTGCGCCTGGGCGACTGCGATCTCGCGCTCGCCGGTGGTGCCTCCATCCAGTTCCCGCAGATCGAGGGCTACCGGTACAGCCCGCACGGAATCCTCTCGCCCGACGGGCGGTGCCGTCCGTTCGCCGATGACGCGCACGGCACCGTTCCCGGGTCGGGCGCCGCCGTGGTCGTGCTCAAGCGGCTGGACGAGGCGCTCGCCGACGGGGACACGGTGCACGCGGTCATCCGCGGTTCAGCCGTGAACAACGACGGTTCGCGCAAGGCGGGCTATACCGCACCGAGCCCGCACGGCCAACGTGACGTCATCCTCCGAGCCCTTGACGCGGCCGAGGTGGACCCGGCGACGATCGGCTACGTCGAAGCCCACGGAACCGGAACCGAGATGGGCGACGGGATCGAAGTGCAGGCGCTCACCGAAGCCTTCGGTGTGCACACCGACTTGCGCGAGTACTGCGCGCTCGGCAGCGTCAAGTCGAACGTCGGCCACCTCGACGCCGCCGCCGGCGTCACCGGGCTCATCAAGGCCGTGCTCGCGGTGCGCGAAGGCGTGATTCCGCGCTCTCTGCACTGCGAGGTCCCGCACCGGGCGATCGCCTGGGGCGAGACCCCGTTCGTCCCCGCGCGCGGCACCACGGAGTGGCCGGTGGCGGTGGCACCCCGCCGCGCGGCGGTCAGCGCGTCCGGCATGGGGGGCACCAACGCGCACGTCATCCTCGAGCAGGCACCGGCTGACGCCCGGCCCCAGCCCCGGCTCCGGCCCCGGGACGAGCGCGCCCTCGAGGTCCCGGCCCTCATCCCGCTCTCCGGGGCCGGCGAGACCGCGGTTGCCGAGCTGCGCGATGCGTTGGCCAAGCAGTTGGCGGGCACCGGGGTGAACCTCGCCGATGCGGCCCACACGCTGCGCGTGGGACGCGCGGCGCAGCCCTGGCGGATCGCGGTGGCGGGCTCGGCGCACGACCTGCCCGCTCTGCTGCGTGCGGCCGTCGCGCGCAAGTACGCGCGCGGCACGCTGGGGTTCCTCTTCCCCGGCCAGGGGACGCAGCATCCGGGAATGGCCGAAGACCTCTACGAGGCGTTTCCGGTGTTCCGCGAGCGGTTCGACGAGTGCATGTCCGGCTTCGACCCTTCGCTCGCGTCGACCCTGAGAACACTGATGCTCCGGCGCAGCACGAACGAGGAGGACCGGGCGTCACTGAACCGGACCCGGCTCGCGCAGCCGGCGCTGTTCGCACTTGAGTACTCGGTGTGCGGCCAGCTCGAATTCTGGGGAATGCGTCCGCGGCTCCTGCTGGGACACAGCGTCGGCGAGATCACCGCCGCCTGTGTCGCCGGGGCGTTCACCCTCGCCGAAGCCCTGCGCCTGGTCGAGGCACGCGGTCGGCTGATGGACGCGTTGCCGGGCGGATCGATGCTCGCCGTGTTCGCCGGAGAGGCCGAGACCACCGCCCTGCTGCCGCGGGGTCTGCAGATCGCGGCGGTGAACGGACCGCGCTCCTGTGTCGTGGCCGGGCCGACACCGCAGGTCGGGGCCTTCGCCGAGGACGCCGCCGCACGCGGTGTCAGTACGCGCCGCCTGCGCGTTTCGCATGCGTTCCACTCCGCGATGATGGCACCCGCCGTCGACGCGTTCCGCACCGTCGCGGAGGCGGTCCACTACCGACGGCCGAGCACGCGGGTGATCTCCAACCTCACCGGAGAGCCTGTGCGGGAGTACTCGGCGCGGTACTGGGTGGAGCACCTGCTCAGCCCGGTCCGGTTCGCCGACGGTCTCGCCACGGTGCTCGCCGCGCGGCGTCCGGTCCTGATCGAGGTGGGCCCGGGCCGATCGCTGGGTCGGCTCGCCCAGGAGATCGACCCGGCCGCGAGTGATCGGTTCCTGTCCGCGCTGCCTGCTGCCGAGGCCGACGCGAGCGCCGCGGTGAGCCTGTTGCAGGCGGTGGGTTCCGCGTGGGCCACCGGGGTCGAGGTGGACTGGTCCGCCTTCGGCGCCGGCCGGCGGATCCCGCTGCCGCTCTACCCCTTCGACAGGCGCAGGCACTGGCCGCAGGACACGCACGACGAAGGGCGCCTGACGGACCGTCCCTCGGCCGCGGACCCGACGGGGGCCGCCAGGCCGACCCCGCAGGCCGGCGCCGCGGCCGAGGACACGGCCAGGAACGCGGCCGAGGACGCGGCCGAGGACGAGATCGAATCGCTGCTTCGCGCCACCTGGCACACGCTCCTCGCCGTCACCGTGGACGAGCCGGACGCCGACTTCTTCGCGCTCGGCGGAGACTCGCTGCTCGCCGTGCGGCTGCTCGCGACCATCCGGCGCGGGCTCGACCTGCGGCCGACGCTCGATCAGATCCTGAACCGCAGGACCTTTGCCGCCCAGGTCGAGCTGTTGCGCGGCCTCCAGGCGGCCGTTCCCACGACAGCGGGCCGGGAATCCGGGCCGACCACGAACACCGGTGGAAGCTGA